From Poecile atricapillus isolate bPoeAtr1 chromosome Z, bPoeAtr1.hap1, whole genome shotgun sequence, one genomic window encodes:
- the LOC131572685 gene encoding leiomodin-2-like, with the protein MSTFGYRRELSKYEDIDEDELLASLTEEELKELERELEDIEPDRNLPVGQRQKSLTEKTPTGTFSREALMAYWERETKKLLEKERLGACEKDSEQEEDNSEELQEECFTESNSEVSEEAYTEEDDEEEDEEEDEAENDDEHEEEQNAAAGRRSDHIRHKKCNGAKDNENFLNGHHGKDSDNRSLKSSAIHPCGNPTVIEDALEKVRSNDPDTTEVNLNNIENITSQMLIQFSQALRDNTVVKSFSLANTHADDNVAIAIAGMLKVNQHITSLNIESNFITGKGVLAIMRALQHNKVLTELRFHNQRHIMGSQVEMDIVKLLKENTTLVKLGYHFDLAGPRMSMTSILTRNMDKQRQKRMQEQRQQESGCDGAVSTKTKVLQKGTPRSSPYVSPRSSPWSSPKLPKKALPVKCQPSAPAPPPPLPPSPPPPPPPPPLPVVPEKKAPTRNIAEVIKQQESSKKALHNGQKKKKGKKSRKHENSILKEIKDSLKSVSDRKSEEGSRPSTRPSTPQRSLHDNLMEAIRASSIKQLRRVEVPEALR; encoded by the exons ATGTCTACCTTTGGGTATAGAAGAGAGCTCAGTAAATATGAAGACATTGATGAAGATGAGCTCCTCGCGTCCCTCACTGaagaggagctgaaggagctggagcgGGAGCTAGAGGACATAGAGCCCGACCGTAACCTTCCAGTGGGACAGCGGCAGAAGAGCCTGACAGAGAAAACACCGACAGGGACTTTCAGCCGGGAAGCACTGATGGCCTACTGGGAGAGGGAGACCAAGAAACTCCTAGAAAAAGAGAGGCTGGGTGCATGCGAGAAG GATTCTGAGCAAGAAGAAGACAATTCAGAAGAACTTCAAGAAGAATGTTTCACAGAAAGCAATAGTGAAGTGTCTGAGGAGGCATATACCGAAGAGGAtgatgaagaagaagatgaagaggaagatgaagctGAGAATGATGATGAACATGAGGAGGAGCAAAATGCTGCAGCTGGCAGGCGTTCTGACCACATCAGACACAAAAAGTGTAATGGTGCAAAGGACAATGAAAACTTCCTCAATGGCCATCATGGAAAAGACAGTGATAATCGGAGCTTAAAAAGCAGTGCCATCCACCCTTGTGGAAATCCAACAGTTATTGAAGATGCTTTGGAAAAAGTTAGGAGCAATGACCCTGACACCACGGAGGTCAATCTGAACAACATTGAAAACATCACTTCACAGATGCTTATACAATTTTCTCAAGCGCTGAGGGACAACACAGTGGTTAAGTCGTTCAGCTTGGCTAACACCCATGCTGATGACAACGTGGCAATAGCTATTGCTGGTATGTTAAAGGTTAATCAGCATATAACTAGTCTGAATATTGAGTCAAATTTTATCACAGGTAAAGGTGTGCTGGCCATCATGAGAGCTTTGCAGCATAACAAGGTTCTAACAGAACTGCGGTTCCACAATCAGAGGCACATCATGGGCAGCCAGGTGGAAATGGACATAGTCAAACTGTTGAAAGAGAACACCACCCTGGTAAAGCTGGGGTACCACTTTGACCTTGCTGGCCCAAGAATGAGCATGACAAGTATCCTGACAAGAAATATGGATAAACAAAGGCAAAAGCGTATGCAGGAGCAGCGGCAACAAGAGTCAGGTTGTGATGGAGCTGTCAGTACAAAGACCAAAGTTTTGCAGAAGGGGACACCTCGGTCCTCACCTTATGTGTCGCCTAGAAGCTCACCATGGTCTTCCCCAAAGCTCCCTAAGAAAGCACTGCCAGTGAAATGTCAGCCTTCAGCACCTGCACCCCCACCTCCCCTTCCCCCCTCGCCCCcacctccccctcctcctccccctcttcCAGTTGTTCCAGAGAAGAAGGCACCTACCAGGAATATAGCTGAAGTCATCAAACAGCAAGAAAGCTCAAAAAAAGCCTTACATAatggacagaaaaagaaaaaaggcaaaaaaagcagaaaacatgaGAACAGCAtattgaaagaaattaaagattCTTTAAAATCAGTCTCAGACAGAAAATCAGAGGAAGGTTCACGACCCTCCACCCGGCCATCCACCCCACAAAGGTCTCTCCATGACAACCTTATGGAAGCAATTCGGGCAAGCAGCATAAAGCAATTAAGGAGG GTGGAGGTACCAGAAGCCCTTCGGTGA